A window of Oncorhynchus nerka isolate Pitt River linkage group LG4, Oner_Uvic_2.0, whole genome shotgun sequence contains these coding sequences:
- the LOC115121510 gene encoding ADP-ribosylation factor-like protein 4A, translating into MGNGLSDQIFPSLPSFQALHIVILGLDCAGKTTVLYRLRFNEFVNTVPTKGFNTEKIKVSLSAGGKSWRKAAFHFWDVGGQEKLRPLWRSYTRCADGIVFVVDSVDTERLEEAKTELHKITRLAENQGVPVLVVANKQDLRNSLPLHEMERSLALAELGNGTPWHLQPTCAIIGEGLQEGLEKLHTMIIKRRKTQKAQQKKKR; encoded by the coding sequence ATGGGGAATGGATTATCAGACCAGATCTTCCCcagccttccttccttccaggCCCTCCATATTGTCATCCTGGGTCTGGACTGCGCTGGGAAGACCACTGTCCTCTATCGCCTTCGTTTCAATGAGTTTGTGAACACGGTCCCCACTAAGGGATTCAACACGGAGAAGATCAAAGTGTCCCTGAGCGCGGGCGGAAAGTCCTGGCGGAAGGCGGCGTTCCACTTCTGGGACGTGGGCGGTCAGGAGAAGCTCCGCCCCCTGTGGCGCTCATACACGCGGTGCGCCGACGGTATCGTGTTTGTGGTTGATTCCGTCGACACGGAGCGTCTGGAGGAGGCCAAGACGGAGCTCCATAAGATCACGAGGTTAGCAGAGAACCAGGGGGTGCCTGTTCTAGTGGTGGCCAACAAGCAGGACCTGAGGAACTCCCTGCCGCTTCACGAGATGGAGCGCTCTCTGGCGCTAGCAGAGCTGGGTAATGGAACGCCCTGGCACCTGCAGCCCACCTGCGCCATCATAGGGGAGGGGCTACAGGAAGGTCTTGAGAAGCTCCACACCATGATCATCAAAAGGAGGAAGACGCAGAAAGCTCAACAGAAGAAGAAGAGATGA
- the LOC115121509 gene encoding scinderin-like gives MVLYHREFDKAGRAAGLQIWRIEKIELVPVPENLHGSFYVGDAYVVLHTVKQRDSCFYDLHFWLGKECSQDESTAAAIFTVQLDDFLGGKPVQYRELQGFESTAFTRYFKGGITYKAGGVASGFHHVVTNDLSALRLFHIKGRRVVRATEVTLNWSSFNTGDCFIVDLGAVIYQWCGSECNKFERLKAAQVAASIRDNERNGRAKLVVVEEWSEPPELTEVLGNKPDLPEGDDNDDMVADISNRKMAKLYMVSDASGEMQVTLVSEENPFSQSHLLSDECFILDHEKSKMIFVWKGRNANPSERKTAMKTAEGFIKQMGYPANTQIQVLPEGGETPIFRHFFQGWKDKNQSEGFGKVFVTERIAKIRQVEFDASKLHESQGMAAHYNMVDDGTGDTQIFRVESSGRVPVDPKTYGQFYGGDCYIILYTYKRGQIIYTWQGASSTLDELTASAFLTVELDRSLGGNAVQVRVSQGKEPAHLLSLFKAKPLIVYKSGTSRIGGQAPAAPTRLFQVRRNLGTITRIAEVDADAGSLNSNDAYLLKLPSGGSYLWVGKGASEDEERGAQYLSQVLKCQTQRIVEGQEPADLWAALGGKKDYQTSERLASKSFTQQPRLFACSNKTGRFIIEEVPGEFSQEDLAEDDVMLLDVWDQVFIWIGKDANEVERTESVKSAKTYIETDPGGRDKRTSIVVVKQGHEPPTFTGWFLGWDVARWDSDTMARTMKTLHI, from the exons ATGGTGCTCTACCACAGGGAGTTTGACAAGGCAGGCAGGGCAGCCGGTCTCCAGATATGGAGGATAGAGAAGATTGAGCTGGTCCCTGTGCCTGAGAACCTGCACGGGAGCTTCTATGTTGGGGACGCGTACGTGGTCCTCCACACCGTCAAACAGCGGGATAGCTGCTTCTACGACCTGCACTTCTGGCTGG GTAAGGAGTGCAGCCAGGACGAGAGCACGGCGGCGGCCATCTTTACTGTTCAGCTGGATGATTTCCTAGGAGGGAAGCCTGTCCAGTACCGAGAACTGCAGGGGTTCGAGTCCACCGCCTTCACACGCTACTTCAAGGGAGGCATCACATATAAA GCTGGAGGTGTGGCCTCTGGGTTTCATCACGTGGTCACCAACGACCTGTCAGCTCTGAGACTATTCCATATCAAAGGTCGCCGCGTCGTCAGGGCAACTGAGGTCACCCTCAACTGGTCCAGCTTCAACACAGGGGACTGCTTCATCGTGGACCTTGGAGCA GTTATCTACCAGTGGTGCGGTTCAGAGTGCAACAAATTTGAGCGCCTGAAGGCAGCACAGGTGGCTGCCAGTATCCGGGACAATGAGAGGAATGGCCGAGCAAAGCTGGTTGTCGTGGAAGAGTGGAGCGAGCCGCCTGAGTTAACTGAG GTACTTGGCAACAAGCCAGATCTACCAGAAGGTGATGACAATGACGATATGGTGGCAGATATCTCCAACAGGAAGATGGCCAAACTCTACATG GTATCTGATGCGTCCGGAGAAATGCAGGTGACCCTGGTCTCAGAGGAGAACCCGTTCTCTCAGAGCCATCTGCTGTCTGACGAGTGCTTCATCCTGGACCACGAGAAGAGCAAGATGATCTTTGTCTGGAAAG GCCGTAACGCCAACCCCAGCGAGAGGAAGACTGCCATGAAGACTGCTGAGGGCTTCATCAAGCAGATGGGctacccagctaacacacag ATCCAGGTACTTCCAGAGGGTGGGGAGACTCCCATCTTCAGGCATTTCTTCCAGGGCTGGAAGGATAAAAACCAGAGCGAAGGGTTTGGGAAGGTCTTTGTGACCGAGAGGATCGCAAAGATACGTCAGGTGGAGTTCGATGCCTCCAAACTCCATGAGTCCCAGGGCATGGCAGCCCATTATAACATGGTGGATGACGGCACAGGAGACACTCAG ATCTTCAGAGTGGAGAGCAGTGGTCGAGTCCCAGTTGACCCAAAGACGTATGGTCAGTTCTATGGAGGAGACTGTTACATCATCCTCTATACATATAAGAGAGGACAGATCATCTACACCTG GCAGGGGGCTAGCAGCACTCTAGATGAGCTCACAGCTTCTGCCTTCCTAACTGTGGAGCTCGATCGCTCTCTGGGTGGGAATGCAGTTCAG GTGAGAGTATCCCAAGGAAAAGAGCCTGCCCATCTCCTGAGTCTGTTCAAAGCCAAACCCCTCATCGTGTATAAGAGTGGTACCTCACGCATCGGAGGCCAGGCACCTGCGGCCCCCACACGCTTGTTTCAGGTCCGACGTAACCTGGGCACCATCACACGCATCGCAGAG GTGGATGCGGACGCTGGCAGCCTGAACTCTAACGACGCATACCTGCTGAAGCTGCCCTCGGGGGGGAGCTACCTGTGGGTGGGTAAGGGCGCCAGCGAGGACGAAGAGCGGGGGGCCCAGTACCTGAGTCAGGTGCTGAAGTGTCAGACGCAACGCATCGTAGAGGGACAAGAACCAG CGGACCTCTGGGCAGCGTTAGGGGGAAAGAAGGACTACCAGACATCAGAGAGACTGGCGAGTAAGAGCTTCACTCAACAACCTCGCCTGTTCGCCTGCTCCAACAAGACTGGCAGGTTCATC ATTGAGGAGGTTCCAGGAGAGTTCAGTCAGGAGGATCTAGCAGAGGATGACGTGATGCTGTTGGACGTCTGGGATCAG GTGTTTATCTGGATTGGCAAAGATGCCAATGAAGTTGAGAGAACTGAATCTGTAAAATCAG CCAAGACATACATCGAGACGGATCCGGGCGGTCGGGATAAGAGGACCTCCATAGTGGTGGTGAAGCAGGGTCATGAGCCCCCCACCTTCACAGGGTGGTTCCTGGGGTGGGATGTGGCACGCTGGGACTCAGACACCATGGCCAGGACCATGAAGACACTGCATATTTAG